The proteins below are encoded in one region of Oncorhynchus masou masou isolate Uvic2021 chromosome 15, UVic_Omas_1.1, whole genome shotgun sequence:
- the LOC135556085 gene encoding transmembrane gamma-carboxyglutamic acid protein 2-like isoform X1, whose amino-acid sequence MPGLAEICIGMLSLVPLAWARVVYNHNEVFLGQQSASSYLSRSLLWNKWDLELVTPGSLERECIEEVCTYEEAREVFEDTTQTNVFWDTYTSSHSSLDTAPRVDVSGLVAGILAILVSAVIATVLGCYCYKNKAGRTAGSGPVRMVLDGQPAPETVPLAGIIAPGLPSYGEALNRSGQHDAPPPPYSGGAPSEPPDPVDNTGITANTEDTE is encoded by the exons ATGCCAGGTTTGGCAGAGATATGTATTGGCATGCTGTCGCTGGTCCCCCTGGCTTGGGCCAGAGTTGTCTACAACCACAATGAAG TGTTCCTGGGACAACAGTCTGCGTCCTCGTACCTGTCTCGCTCGCTGCTCTGGAACAAATGGGACCTGGAGCTGGTGACGCCAGGCAGCCTTGAGAGGGAGTGCATAGAGGAGGTGTGCACCTACGAGGAGGCCAGGGAGGTGTTTGAGGACACAACCCAAACG AATGTATTTTGGGACACATATACCAGCAGTCACA GTTCTTTAGACACGGCGCCCAGAGTGGATGTGTCGGGTCTCGTGGCAGGGATCTTGGCTATTCTAGTGTCTGCTGTCATAGCCACGGTGCTGGGCTGCTACTGTTACAAGAACAAGGCTGGTAGGACGGCAGGCAG TGGTCCAGTGAGGATGGTTTTGGATGGCCAGCCTGCCCCAGAGACAGTGCCTCTCGCTGGGATCATCGCCCCAGGGCTGCCCTCCTATGGCGAAGCCCTGAACCGCAGTGGGCAGCATGACGCACCCCCGCCCCCTTACTCTGG GGGGGCGCCATCAGAACCTCCTGACCCAGTTGACAATACTGGGATTACTGCTAATACTGAGGACACTGAGTGA
- the LOC135556085 gene encoding transmembrane gamma-carboxyglutamic acid protein 2-like isoform X2: MPGLAEICIGMLSLVPLAWARVVYNHNEVFLGQQSASSYLSRSLLWNKWDLELVTPGSLERECIEEVCTYEEAREVFEDTTQTNVFWDTYTSSHNTAPRVDVSGLVAGILAILVSAVIATVLGCYCYKNKAGRTAGSGPVRMVLDGQPAPETVPLAGIIAPGLPSYGEALNRSGQHDAPPPPYSGGAPSEPPDPVDNTGITANTEDTE, translated from the exons ATGCCAGGTTTGGCAGAGATATGTATTGGCATGCTGTCGCTGGTCCCCCTGGCTTGGGCCAGAGTTGTCTACAACCACAATGAAG TGTTCCTGGGACAACAGTCTGCGTCCTCGTACCTGTCTCGCTCGCTGCTCTGGAACAAATGGGACCTGGAGCTGGTGACGCCAGGCAGCCTTGAGAGGGAGTGCATAGAGGAGGTGTGCACCTACGAGGAGGCCAGGGAGGTGTTTGAGGACACAACCCAAACG AATGTATTTTGGGACACATATACCAGCAGTCACA ACACGGCGCCCAGAGTGGATGTGTCGGGTCTCGTGGCAGGGATCTTGGCTATTCTAGTGTCTGCTGTCATAGCCACGGTGCTGGGCTGCTACTGTTACAAGAACAAGGCTGGTAGGACGGCAGGCAG TGGTCCAGTGAGGATGGTTTTGGATGGCCAGCCTGCCCCAGAGACAGTGCCTCTCGCTGGGATCATCGCCCCAGGGCTGCCCTCCTATGGCGAAGCCCTGAACCGCAGTGGGCAGCATGACGCACCCCCGCCCCCTTACTCTGG GGGGGCGCCATCAGAACCTCCTGACCCAGTTGACAATACTGGGATTACTGCTAATACTGAGGACACTGAGTGA